The Leptidea sinapis chromosome Z, ilLepSina1.1, whole genome shotgun sequence genomic sequence TTCGTCTAAGCCCATCAAAATTCCTGAGGTAACAAATACCGATGGGCGTTTCAATAAACAGTAAGATTGAAGTGCCAACTCTTtggaaacaataaataaatactggcTGGTAAACCTTGAATTAggattagattaaaaaaaagtgttagaatattttattatttagaaatgGAACACGTTAATCAGATGTTCCTACAGTATACTTTAGAAGCAAATGCTCGCCGTGCGCCGAATTTCTTAGTGTGGTCTAGTTATCTTAGTTATATTAtccttttttttcattattattgattaattgTCATCCTATTTGTGCTGTTACGAAAAaacaggtatgaattctttatgaagtgccttttgatgggcttgaattttccgaacatttaccattgtaatttatattttttacaccatTGGAAAGTAGAGATTTCACTAAACAGAAAGTACACCAATTTTTTGAGGCTGATTTTGACGGGATTCGATATtaaagtcaaaataaggtgaaaaaatacaaatttcaattcaaataaattacagtgtatgtGGGacattaaaacttttatttaaagataaaaataaaaaaaccaaaaacttattttttttaatatttcacaatttttGTGGTTATGTGaaagaaattttaaaccaaAAGCTACTTACAACTTTGCCAtataacttttttccataggacttgtagttttgccggaaatcgagaaaAATCGTATTATACCCTAAGAGGAAAAGGGGGGGGTCTTTTCCACTTCACAACCTCAGATCACCTGTTatatatttttcctttcatttatATTGTATTCTCTTCCGTTTCCAAAAGGTTACATCCTAgttactgttattattttttcactttttatcattttcaaaagcTTCTGTACTGGTCTATTAACAGTTTACTTATGGTTAATATGATAACTGATCACGTAAGAGTACAACTGGGTATTATTCTTgaggttaaaaataattattgtgacttgtgtttattatattttatatccatgtttataaaaatatatacctaatatCCAAATTTCTTAGCCGAGACGTGCAAAAGGCGGTACAAGAAGAGTTATACGAGTGATGTAGAAGTGCGTGCGTTGCGCGATTCACATGTGCGACTTCTCATGCGACAAGTGCAACAGTTGCGACATATCGAGCGAATAAGTCGTGCGCTTTGCACGAAACATCGATCTAATTAGATGCATGTCAAACGAAGACAACCCGTGAAGACAACGAAAACAcgtaatactaaaataaaatatttatgttactgCACGGTTGTTTCATTTATGTGCGGAATCAGAGAAGAGCGAAATAAGTAGGGATAGAAAATTAAAACTTACGGCTGAATTCGCTTTGTGTCTgttattttgtgattttaagACAGTTATTAACCGGTTAATTCCAAAGATTAAATGAAACTAGTGTACCTACCAAAGGTAGGTACTTAAATGAACGCCCGTCTTATGTTCTAAACAATTagaatataaatttgaaataagtaaaaatgtcacaaattacaccataataatcttcgactgctatatctatacattgcggcatttactccagttgcttaaaatatactTGGTCAAtgagcagcaatgtaaaacatttattcagttcagatttgattcggacGACTAAGGTGAAAGGTGTGCTAACTTacatttgtctttaagcacacttcccgttccgctatcagccgtccttataatatgtataaatatatagagatgtttaattttaatgagtAAAAGTGACGAGATGAGCTGAAGTCTACCTATCGGCTGATGGTGCTGTTCAGGATTctaaaaaaatccaaaataatGAGCGGCATCGCAGTCGGTTtgtcattttgagacataagtataaatgtataataataccaaaatcaattaaagaaatagggtctcttgcggtcatacaatagTCAATATgatgtaattcagatcgcacagcgctacctacatttttattcacctattagttgcctctctttctatcgcgtgacacTTACCTCTTTTTACTACATTCGGGTTGACTTCTTTCCTataactgtacctacctagtttaaggtcatgttataaaaatagttcAGGTTTTTCTATAATACAAATAGgtatgttatcgtaattttaaatcaatattctttcgtttcGTTGTCGcgcgtgagtccctactggctggcctactctgtagaggccgccgcacgtacttacgatttcgatacctacacgggtgGTGAGACCAGTTCGAGGCAGAAAACCATCTAACCGACATCTTATACAATAAAGCCACTCACTAGTCCACATTAATTAGCATATCCATTAACTAGCGCTGAAAGTCCATCTCTGCTGAAGCACACTGAAGGCACActaaacgtagtgtttaaattctcttttctGAAGGCATAAAATACCTAATCCTATTTTGACTCATTTGTGCGATTTTTTACTtatcaattaaaaaagaaatatagcATCTGtctttcaaaatttgtttcGCGATCAATGACAGAAGAATAAATTCAGAAGTAGAAAAacaagtttttaaaatttattaaaaatattttcgataaatgatcTGAATATGACTGATAAACAATTAATCTCAAAATTAGCCAATGTGTGAGTATTACAATTTGTTGTATACAAAAAAGACTTTTGCAAAAATAcagttattattatcaaaataaattttaaagtccTTTACAGAGACCTGGATTTGATGCTTTAGACATGTCAGCGCCTGTATTAGTACAGATGAATTCTGCTGGACAGTGGGAAAACCGTAAGCCGGATTGTTTAGACGAAGAACGTTTGAGAGCAGTGGTTCAACATTTAGTCAAGTCTAGAGCAGTTTCAGCCGCTCAAAGTTATTGTGGACAGTGTAATTCAGAAAAGATGGCAAGTACCGTTTCGAATCAAAATCCTTTAGATtacaaaaccagtaaaataataCATAGATGCTGCTAGTCAGCTACTAAGCGTGGTTATTGGTCACATGAAGAATACATGTGACTATAATATCAGTATCTAGCCACTAGTTTGACAATTCTTGGCATTTACCTACATTTTAATGTTTCAAGAGTCTTCGGTGCATAgacaataatttacaaaataactgTGAAAGATAAAAAAATCCCTTGTGTTATACAAAGCACAGTCCTCATGTGTAATGCCAACCGCAAATAATTGTACACTGAGAGTGACCCTAAAAAACCCACAACAAAACACTAAATAGGTATATCCGAGGCAAGTGATCCATTTATACACTCAAgaatactttaattttttcattatttttgaatttttattacgattattgaatttaattcGTATAGACACATATAATTTGTGATGATTTTTAATTACTTGCAGAATGTTGGTGGATCTAATTACATTCCTGTTATTATGATGCCCATCTATGGAGCTGATGAATGTCCATTTGATATGGACTGtgagattaaaaaaaatcaagacacAGAAAAGAAACcgacaaaaaaagaaaaatcccCACACGATATGGCAAAGGAATCTGATAAAGAAAAGGATAAGAAAAAGCCTGCCAAGAGGAGAGTTATGCAAAGACTTACAAACTTTGATCTATTGTCGCAGTGGtagtttgtttttgtaaaaataacaaaattggtGGTTGTTGATAACAATGGTTTTTTTACGAAGATGATGAATATCACAACTGTTTGCTCTTCAATTCATGTAAACAATTCAAAGCTTATCtgttatttaaatcataaatagGTTTTTCTAAATTGCCGTACCTACAATCTTGAGAGACGTGTTTAAAGTTTCTTAGAGAGTGTATTGTCAAGTTCAGGTCCGACCAAATTTGGAGTAAGTATCGCTCCTCTCTAAGGTCTGGTGCACTGAACTGTCAGCATAAACCATTTATATAAGGCTGCTTGACCTTTTTCTGTGAACGGGTTAAACGCTTGGGATTACGTTGAACAATGAAACGCATTGTCATCTAGTGTtcctaaaatttattttacctGAATTGTGTCGCCGAATAGGTTCTACTATCTAAGGAGCATAAATTGGtgttctagcaaggtaggcattctggatctaactagtcgtagttgacctttggaatatgcaaagattgcttaccgtaggtgtCTGGTATCGTTAggaatagaagtttggttatataACGGAACCAAAACTCTAACACTCAGAATACAGAATAAACCAGAAGTGTTCAATCACATTTCCCCTCCCCCCACCCGCGTAGTGTGACCAGGCACCATATCATTACCGCTTTTGGggtaaaattacataaaaactgACTAAGGTAACTAGATGCAAACAATACGCGCGTCGGCCATTGACTAATTGACAAGTTAACGAATCTCGCCGTCTTGGGGTGGTTTACACCGCCTCAACTTTGAGCGTGATGACGGCTTCTGctttgttctgtattctgagcTTTAGCACTAGTGCTATGTTTATTTAGGTTattataacgaggtaggcacggCCTAATTGCCTGTACAATAAATGCACGCCTGTCAGTATCATGCCTTACAAGATGTGTGGCATACCTCACTAGTGCGGTTTTTAAGTAACTTACACGTATACAACTGGTATGAACTTCCTAACGCAATGTTTCCCTGACGAAATCTTGAAATAAGCACTTTCATGATTAAAGGCCGGttacgctcctgtgactccacTCGTGTTTCAAGAGAGTGCGCTGCAGAGATCAGGTTTCGATCGTTTGTCCACCTActccatataataaaatatttcctgaCATCTTTTTGTAGAATTAACTCTTGAACAGAATATAGATCAATAgagtttttaatttcttaaaaatttagtttttacgAGAAATGTCATATAAATACATTTCTGATTGATGGTTTGAGGTTGTGAGACATGTTCATTCATAAAAAATGGTTTTCTGTCACTTAAGCATAAACCTAGGAGATTGTCATTTTTAATCTGATCattatcatatcagccggaGGATAtttactgctggacaaaagcctcccccaaatatctccacgatgatcggtcctgcgataCCTTCATCCgtacgtattccggcgatcttgatcagatcatcCATCCATCTTgagggaggcctaccaacaatgcgtcttccggtacgcggtagccattcgagaactttactgcccccaacggccatctgtccgtcgaactatgtaccctgcccactgccatttcagtttcgcaatcatttgggctgtgtGGGTAACTTCGATTCTtgtacggatctcctcatttgattcaatctcgcagggaatcgagcagagccctctccattgccttctgagcGACTATGAGCTCTTTCATCAagtccatagttagcgaccaggTCTGCGTTCcttgtcatcactggcaacacacactggttgaaaaccttcgtcttcagacactgtggtatttggcaCGAGAAGATTTCACGAaacttcccgaacgctgcccatccaaGTTGGATTcaacgagtgacctctttcgtgATTGGACgtaattggacctgcctaactttttttatggaagagagcaCAAACACCCCTACGGTCACCTCATGTTAGGTGATCACAACCGCCCACATTGTCATGCCACATCagcggaatcacaggagctttgccgaacataaatttgacgtttgagtatttttgctaCACGTATTTGCATAAATATAATTTGcgaaacgatgaagctgtaaatattgattcaaAGAAAAttagagaagaagtggcaagaaatatTGAATTTCTTCTCtctaaagctcaacctttttttTCGAAGTCGCGGTAAATgatatatataacttttttcATTCAgaagtgtcatttctttgaaTAGAGTGATATTGATCTGATTAATTTGTGACAACAAACGCGCATTCCACGCATTACCCAGTTGAAAATTCGGCACTGTATAGAGAATGTCGAGCCAAATTATGGAATGAATGATAGTtacgaaactataagaactatactgtatGGTAAGTAGGTGGATTCTGTAAGCCGcattaagatattataaattttgggggttcccttTTTTCTAGTACCATTAGTCTGCgcgagacacttccaaagtagtAAATTTGTCCCCCCCTGAAACTTCCAAAAGacgagaatgataaaactaaaaaaaatatgtgatgtacattaccatgcaaacttccaccgaaatttGGTTTggtttaatacgtcataaatcgtaaaccgtAATTTACCTTTGGAACCTTGAACGTTGGATACAGGACGTCATTATCACCTTGTCCAACTACGCGAGAAGGCACACAAactgataatatttttaggaaTATTTCTTGTCTGAAAACTGGAATACCTATATATTAGCTTGTTTAGCTTCATCATCACACGCCTATATAAGCTCGTATATAGTTAGATCTAAATCCCATAATTTAGGTACCTATATACTTATAATGTTTACTTAtcaataacttatttaaaaaaatatactattattaaaacatcgatcaatgTTACAACGatctacaagaacttttataaaatgtaaaaaatctgtataatataaaattatgtttcacattgtaatttagatatttcaaaaatgtaatTGAGTGAAAAGATGCATGgaatattatcataaattaaCATTCAATATTTATCTCTTTCAACAGGTAATCAATCATCCATATTCCACAGTATGACAACAAAAAGTATAACGTAAAAATTGAAACTGTTTAAGATAGCAGTGTTAGTTCTGAATTTGGGCACATACCAAAAGATTCTTATTGCACTGTAAGCCcggattaataaaaaaagaaggactctaggactataagtatgtatgttagtgtgtgtgcggttataCCAGTATGGTAGGGGGTataccttaaataatcatatatccacaaatacttttatattactgTTTTTACACTTTTGCACAACGCCCGACggcacttttaaaatattttattgcaacgcaaacggatctgtcacagacgatggcaaatctcataatggcggccgatcggcttgtattagtgtaataCGCggatgcgtggggctatgtatttacacgtttatcggcttgttttggtgccttaCTGCTATGtaaagtgacacggagtcctttgTTTCTCACTGTTTTGTAAGGTGACACGCAGTcttttttttctcgtccgtgactgtaaattaaaaaatgtcaaGAAACTATAAAGCCTGTCgagctaataaaatataataaaatgaccATAATATGGGAGTGGACATTAAGGGTAAATATGTTTTGATGTGGAAATTTTTCATTtagcacataataaaataaaaaaaacacctaaTAACACCTGCAAAACTAGATACTCCTTCTGGCCCTATTACAGAAAGTAAAGATATTtgcgaatattttaatatttttttttctaatattggAGCTGAGCTAGCCGGCCAAATTCCTCAAAAATATCATACAACTCAACAGATTTTAACAGctgataatattttacaaaatgacTCAGCCCTATGTAAACTGAAACTTGCCACTGTAAACGaggtagaaaaaataataaataatttggacTCAAACACAAGTTCTGGTACAGACAAAATTACAACTAAAACCATAAAATGCGTAAAATCTGTAATAGTAGAAAGTCTCACTCATTGTATAAATAAGTGCTTTACTGACGGCCATTTCACCGATTCTTTAAAAATAGCTAAAGTGAGTCCATTACATAAGGCAGGAAGTAAATCCAATCCGAACAAATACAGACCAATATCAGTACTACccatattatcaaaaatatttgaattaattttacataatcgTTTAAGCGAGTGCCTTTCATcaaaaaatttcttatttaaaaaacaatatggtTTCCGGCCTAAATCAAATACTCTTACTGCGGCAATGGATTTAATTACATCATTGAAACTCAGCATAGATCAGAAACATATAATTCTTGGTATATTCATCGATTTAAAAAAGGCGTTTGACACTGTTAGCCTTGAAAAactttaactaaattaaaatccatAGGAATAACTGGATCGGCCTATGTAATCTTTCAGTTATACCTCTCGAATCGAtaacaaataaagaaattaggAGATACCCAGAGCAGTCCCCAATTAGTAACTTATGGCGTTCCACAAGGTTCAATTATTGGaccgttattatttttaatttacataaatgatattCATGAAATCGGTTTACAAGGAGATATAACATTATACGCTGATGACACAAGTCTATTCTACACGGGTCAATCAATAAATACAATAGTAAAAAAAGCACAACATGACCTTGATCTTCTACATGAATGGttgcaaacaaatttattaactataaatacaagcaaaacaatttatattatattcgctgcaaaaaataaagaaattggtCATTACAACCCATtcaagttattaacaacattaACAAAGAGAAATACTAGGGATTAATTCTTGACCCTCAACTAAAGTGGAAGCCGCATATAGAAAGTGTACGGAGCAAACTTACATCCCTAACAGAAGCGCTTTATGGAATGGCCCAAAGCCTCCCAAAAAAGGTGcggtatttaatataatatatataataattccaTAATAAAGCCACATATAGAATATTTAGTAGAAATTTGGGGAACGGCGGgaaaaactaacttaaaatgcttacaaataagtcaaaataaaattattaaaactttgttttGATACAACTATCTAACTCCTACTGTTAAAATATATCgggaaacaaaattaatgaatttaaatcaaatatataaatataacacatgTATTCTCataagaat encodes the following:
- the LOC126979096 gene encoding uncharacterized protein LOC126979096, with protein sequence MTDKQLISKLANVPLQRPGFDALDMSAPVLVQMNSAGQWENRKPDCLDEERLRAVVQHLVKSRAVSAAQSYCGQCNSEKMNVGGSNYIPVIMMPIYGADECPFDMDCEIKKNQDTEKKPTKKEKSPHDMAKESDKEKDKKKPAKRRVMQRLTNFDLLSQW